A single genomic interval of Candidatus Methylacidiphilales bacterium harbors:
- a CDS encoding pilus assembly protein TadG-related protein → MNQTSVGIFHNRPETRNQNGSAILLLCLAIVALIGFMAISIDYGRMALTADQLQKACDAAALAAAVQMQLDTSTSSSTRQANATTKAQLLGTQNGVTISSVTFSSPIVTVTGTCSQTFFFASVVGGANSGMLTRQANANYNTPMTGVSGGLPIAITIGDYTSHLGGSSFTLTLVDNQKKDFSNGNIVALSTQAGNGKSPSQWQSDLTNGITSVDGGTVPFGTGVNLDSINASLNPQQSSLHDGLINRIGQTVAIFVTTTASQSNGNTGHYVQGIAIVKLVSVDNNGNLTLQIPQVSNPSGLSSATSSYNDTYNSASTSALTNGNSIHLTQ, encoded by the coding sequence ATGAACCAAACATCTGTGGGAATATTTCATAACCGGCCTGAAACCCGGAATCAAAACGGGTCCGCCATTTTGCTTCTATGCCTGGCAATTGTCGCCTTGATCGGATTCATGGCGATTTCAATCGATTACGGAAGGATGGCGTTGACCGCCGACCAGCTCCAAAAGGCCTGTGATGCGGCCGCTCTTGCGGCGGCTGTGCAAATGCAATTGGACACCAGCACGAGTAGTTCTACCAGGCAGGCTAATGCCACCACCAAGGCCCAGTTGCTTGGCACACAAAACGGCGTGACGATCTCCAGCGTTACATTCAGCAGTCCGATTGTCACGGTCACAGGAACTTGCAGCCAGACCTTTTTCTTCGCCTCAGTGGTTGGCGGAGCCAACAGCGGAATGTTGACACGGCAAGCCAACGCCAATTACAACACCCCGATGACCGGAGTCAGCGGGGGCTTGCCAATTGCCATCACGATTGGTGACTATACCAGCCATCTTGGCGGCTCATCCTTTACCTTGACGCTCGTCGATAACCAAAAGAAGGATTTCTCGAATGGGAATATCGTGGCGCTGAGTACCCAAGCCGGCAATGGCAAAAGCCCCAGCCAGTGGCAGAGTGATTTGACAAATGGGATTACCTCCGTTGATGGGGGCACAGTACCCTTTGGAACGGGGGTGAATTTGGATTCTATTAATGCCAGTCTCAATCCGCAGCAATCCTCCCTCCATGATGGTTTGATCAACCGGATCGGGCAGACCGTGGCAATCTTTGTCACGACCACGGCAAGTCAAAGCAATGGCAACACAGGTCATTACGTCCAAGGCATCGCGATCGTCAAATTGGTGAGTGTGGATAATAACGGCAATCTCACCCTTCAAATCCCGCAGGTTTCAAATCCTTCCGGTTTAAGTAGCGCAACCTCATCCTATAATGACACCTATAATAGTGCTTCCACTTCCGCGCTGACCAATGGCAATTCAATTCATCTCACGCAGTGA
- a CDS encoding exosortase/archaeosortase family protein: MTHVSRNLFAGGVPGLKGMLFAAAVILAPTLLLWHLHGQWNPNGEYAYAWVVPLLSAFLCKLRWDDRPLPSTPIESAAFPAIIFALLTLPALWLHEAAPERSICAWSYAIASIGISLSLISLAGGASWLRWFSFPFVFILTTVPWPHALELFVSNPLMRGTARATVEILCLAGIPSLQSGNLVRIETGILDIAEACSGVRSLQAMVMISLFLGELFRMKFVRRLLLLAIGLTATLVANVIRTVALAVIGFNQGMSAVDGYHDAAGLAVITFSLLSALVAAFMLRPAKTAAPIPDASWIGLTLPLKLCSALLLWLFTVEISVETWYRSHEPKWRGWSWSVQWPQHAEAFHFIEIPRRSLQVLMCDESHAATWREPDGSDWSLYWIRWNPGNPAAEAAKVHRPDVCLTAEGIVMEKDLGLNTVPFGRMQIPFHSYIFRSGEKIRHVFFCISEEWPGDPAIAWNPEFEAVDMIQRALKGRRHSGEQSLELAVSGYPSESAAQEAFKARLAQLMQIME, translated from the coding sequence ATGACGCACGTTTCGCGAAACCTGTTTGCCGGCGGGGTACCTGGCTTGAAGGGCATGCTTTTTGCAGCGGCAGTCATTCTTGCTCCAACCCTCCTGCTCTGGCATTTGCACGGGCAGTGGAATCCGAACGGAGAGTATGCGTATGCGTGGGTGGTTCCTTTGCTGTCCGCGTTTCTCTGCAAATTGCGTTGGGATGACCGGCCATTACCGTCCACTCCAATCGAAAGCGCCGCATTCCCGGCAATTATTTTTGCCCTGCTGACACTTCCCGCCCTCTGGCTTCATGAAGCGGCCCCCGAGCGAAGCATTTGCGCATGGTCGTATGCGATTGCCAGTATCGGAATATCCTTGTCGCTGATCTCGCTTGCCGGCGGCGCCTCATGGCTTCGATGGTTCAGCTTCCCGTTTGTTTTCATCCTCACCACGGTCCCATGGCCGCATGCTCTGGAACTATTCGTATCGAATCCGCTGATGCGCGGCACCGCCAGGGCCACCGTTGAAATCCTTTGCCTTGCCGGCATTCCGAGCCTTCAATCCGGCAATCTGGTCCGCATTGAAACCGGCATCCTTGACATTGCCGAGGCCTGCAGCGGAGTCCGTTCGCTTCAAGCCATGGTGATGATCTCGCTTTTCCTGGGGGAATTGTTCCGGATGAAGTTCGTCCGGCGGCTGTTGCTCCTGGCGATTGGGCTCACAGCCACACTCGTGGCGAACGTCATCCGGACCGTGGCGCTTGCCGTCATCGGCTTCAACCAGGGGATGAGCGCGGTTGACGGCTATCACGATGCAGCGGGACTCGCCGTCATCACCTTCTCTCTTTTGAGTGCGTTGGTTGCGGCGTTCATGCTTCGTCCGGCAAAGACTGCGGCGCCGATTCCAGACGCATCCTGGATTGGGTTGACGCTCCCGCTCAAACTTTGCTCCGCGCTGCTGCTTTGGCTCTTCACGGTGGAGATTTCCGTCGAAACATGGTATCGATCGCACGAACCAAAATGGCGGGGTTGGAGCTGGTCCGTTCAATGGCCCCAGCATGCCGAAGCTTTCCATTTTATCGAGATTCCCAGGCGCTCACTCCAAGTCCTGATGTGTGACGAGTCGCATGCGGCAACCTGGAGAGAGCCGGATGGAAGCGATTGGTCCCTGTACTGGATCCGCTGGAATCCCGGCAATCCGGCGGCGGAAGCGGCAAAGGTCCATCGTCCGGATGTGTGCCTGACTGCGGAAGGCATCGTCATGGAGAAAGACCTGGGGCTGAACACCGTTCCGTTTGGGCGGATGCAGATTCCGTTTCACAGCTACATTTTCCGCTCGGGTGAAAAAATCCGCCATGTCTTTTTCTGCATTTCAGAGGAATGGCCGGGCGATCCGGCGATTGCCTGGAACCCGGAGTTTGAGGCGGTTGACATGATCCAACGCGCGCTCAAAGGCCGGCGGCATAGCGGTGAACAAAGCCTGGAATTGGCCGTATCGGGGTATCCTTCGGAATCAGCGGCGCAGGAAGCATTCAAGGCGCGCCTGGCGCAACTGATGCAAATCATGGAGTGA